Proteins found in one Populus alba chromosome 14, ASM523922v2, whole genome shotgun sequence genomic segment:
- the LOC118041939 gene encoding UPF0481 protein At3g47200-like, which yields MGEIRSPYFSIDQEHLEDNAEIRSPYFSSGGDYLGVNAEIRSPYFSSGGDYHGDNAGIHSSYFSAADYHGEDAEIPSGTFFHQDNIVENPYNQEHQYIFQNTYNAEKVSQQSKGEELYSDLEAGAVPKIGKYCIYRVHDAVRKSNEAIYTPQEVSIGPIHHGKTNLQPMNTQKRIYLKAFCNRVVGETKDQRVKLLDEIWDIIKNAEEKIRRCYEDGSHKVDDSDRFVKMVLLDAVFILEYLLRNKDSKKYEDDSLLSRSGLRFLIRRDLLLLENQLPFFILEKLHGHLLEDGEGEYTSFRDLAYEYLNRYNASVNKPSVDNKEILHFTDLVRSSLSIKSHPERRSDEPIINPYSATKLHEAAINFKKSRNDQCLVDVTFTSTKGELRIPGLQIDHHTEYLFSNLIALERCHYKGEEYISHYVKLLETLVATPKDAALLIKNKIIDTKRDGASVKHLIDKLSAETFEVYSSYNSLCKQLDQHYQKSWLKNSAYFREVYFGNLWRSTATVSATVLLLSTLVQTICSVLSLTRGPS from the coding sequence ATGGGAGAGATTCGTTCACCATACTTTTCTATTGATCAAGAACACCTCGAAGATAATGCTGAAATTCGTTCACCATATTTCTCAAGTGGTGGAGACTACCTTGGAGTTAATGCTGAAATTCGTTCTCCATATTTCTCAAGTGGTGGAGATTACCATGGAGATAATGCCGGAATTCATTCCTCGTATTTTTCAGCTGCAGACTACCATGGAGAAGATGCTGAAATTCCTTCCGGAACATTCTTTCACCAAGATAATATTGTTGAGAATCCATACAATCAAGAACACCagtatatttttcaaaacacgTACAACGCAGAAAAGGTCAGTCAACAGTCAAAAGGTGAAGAACTGTACTCGGATCTTGAAGCTGGAGCTGTACCTAAAATCGGGAAATATTGTATCTACAGAGTTCATGATGCAGTTCGCAAATCAAATGAAGCCATCTATACTCCTCAAGAAGTTTCTATAGGTCCTATTCACCATGGCAAGACGAATTTGCAGCCCATGAATACGCAAAAGCGGATTTATTTGAAAGCATTCTGTAACAGGGTGGTAGGGGAAACAAAGGATCAGCGTGTGAAGCTCCTGGATGAAATTTGGGACATCATTAAAAACGCAGAGGAGAAAATCCGCCGATGTTATGAAGATGGTTCTCATAAAGTTGACGATAGTGATCGGTTTGTGAAAATGGTGTTGTTGGATGCTGTTTTCATCTTGGAGTACTTGTTGAGGAATAAAGattctaaaaaatatgaagatgatTCCTTATTGAGTAGAAGCGGGTTAAGGTTCCTGATTCGACGAGACTTGTTGCTGCTCGAGAATCAGTTGCCATTCTTCATTCTTGAGAAATTACATGGCCATCTTCTCGAAGACGGCGAAGGAGAATATACTTCTTTTCGAGATCTTGCCTACGAGTACTTAAATAGGTACAATGCGAGTGTAAACAAGCCGAGCGTCGACAACAAGGAGATATTACATTTCACCGATTTGGTCAGATCTTCATTATCCATCAAAAGCCATCCAGAAAGGAGGAGTGACGAACCGATTATAAATCCTTATAGCGCAACCAAGCTGCATGAGGCAGcgattaattttaagaaatctcGAAATGATCAATGCTTAGTTGACGTAACATTTACTTCTACAAAAGGTGAGTTACGCATACCAGGTCTTCAGATAGACCACCACACTGAATATCTCTTCAGCAATCTCATTGCCTTGGAGCGGTGTCATTATAAAGGAGAAGAGTACATCAGCCATTACGTTAAGCTACTTGAAACTCTTGTTGCCACACCCAAAGATGCGGCTCtcctcattaaaaataaaatcattgacaCAAAAAGAGATGGTGCTTCAGTGAAGCATCTGATTGACAAGCTTTCCGCAGAAACTTTTGAAGTATATTCCAGTTATAATAGCCTCTGCAAGCAGCTGGATCAACACTACCAGAAATCCTGGTTGAAAAATAGCGCATACTTTAGAGAGGTATATTTTGGAAACCTTTGGAGAAGTACTGCAACTGTTAGTGCAACTGTCTTGCTCCTCTCCACTCTTGTACAGACAATTTGTTCAGTCCTTTCCTTGACAAGGGGACCAAGTTAG